In the Pleuronectes platessa chromosome 8, fPlePla1.1, whole genome shotgun sequence genome, one interval contains:
- the LOC128445536 gene encoding protocadherin gamma-A11 → MTYVTMKRSVPLFLSVIFFSAVLGQVSYSIPEEMPKGSFVGNIALDLGLDIKRLHSGKARVFTRDSTSYVELNRERGRLLIKERIDREAICGQTTPCALHFQILLENPMEFYSITVEIIDINDNPPTFITNEVQFNISESALIGTTFNLDRATDADVGENGLKTYVLKPTDTFSLKMNNQGDGSKNVEMVLNAPLDREKNEHLSLILTAVDGGEPQMSGTMQIHITVLDANDNAPVFTQSIYKASIQENAAVGTVVVRVTATDADHGSNGKITYSISGMLDYARGMFEINKVTGEVTLIGKVDFEKSRSFQVNIRASDDGGLTGSCKLIVDVLDMNDNSPDIHIMSKSNVILEDAKPNTVVTMINVEDVDSAENGKVHCVINDNNNFMLKSTSDKFYSLVTDSELDRERSSEFNITVICSDEGVPSLSSSVTLTLQISDVNDNAPVFERSSYEAHIVENNTPGLSVFTVKARDADWNQNARVSYILEDSSVNGVPVSSYVSVSADSGVIHAVRSFDYEQIKDFHFRVKAQDGGSPPLSSNVTVKILIQDQNDNPPQVLYPVQTGGSLVAEMVPRSADVGYLVTKVVAVDVDSGQNAWLSYKLQKATDRALFEVGSQNGEIRTIRQVTDKDAVKQRLSVIVEDNGQPSRSATVVVNVAVADSFPEVLSEFTDFTHDKEYNDNLTFYLVLALAVVSFLFITCVVVIISVKIYRWRQSRVLYHSNLPVIPYYPPRYSDTLGTGTLQHVYNYEVCRTTDSRKSDCKFSGAGSQNVLIMDPSATGTMQRIQSEKSILDEPDSPLEVGIS, encoded by the coding sequence ATGACGTACGTAACAATGAAGCGATCAGTACCGTTGTTTCTCTCGGTCATCTTCTTCAGCGCAGTGCTCGGACAGGTCAGCTACTCCATTCCAGAGGAGATGCCGAAAGGCTCTTTCGTCGGCAACATAGCTCTGGATTTAGGTTTAGATATCAAGAGACTACATTCCGGAAAGGCTCGTGTTTTTACAAGAGACAGCACATCGTACGTCGAGCTgaacagagaaagaggaagactGCTGATTAAAGAGAGAATAGACAGAGAGGCGATCTGTGGACAAACGACGCCCTGCGCACTGCACTTTCAGATTCTATTGGAAAATCCCATGGAATTCTACAGTATCACAGTGGAAATCATAGATATAAACGATAACCCCCCGACTTTTATTACAAACGAGGTTCAATTTAATATTAGCGAGTCTGCGCTTATTGGCACTACATTTAATTTAGACAGGGCGACTGATGCTGATGTCGGCGAAAATGGTTTAAAAACGTATGTCTTGAAACCAACAGATACATTTTCTCTTAAAATGAACAATCAAGGAGACGGCAGTAAAAACGTTGAAATGGTTTTGAATGCACCgctggacagagagaaaaacgaACACCTTTCTCTAATTCTGACGGCGGTGGATGGTGGCGAGCCGCAGATGTCAGGGACAATGCAGATTCACATCACGGTGTTAGACGCTAATGACAATGCGCCTGTTTTCACACAGTCTATTTATAAAGCCTCTATACAGGAAAATGCAGCAGTAGGAACGGTGGTAGTGAGAGTAACAGCAACCGACGCTGATCATGGATCGAATGGTAAAATAACATATTCAATATCAGGTATGCTAGATTATGCCCGTGggatgtttgaaataaataaggTGACAGGCGAGGTCACCTTGATTGGAAAAGTGGACTTTGAAAAGTCGAGAAGTTTCCAGGTTAATATTCGCGCTAGTGATGATGGTGGACTAACTGGTTCATGCAAACTGATAGTCGATGTATTAGATATGAACGACAACAGCCCTGATATTCATATTATGTCAAAATCTAATGTGATATTAGAAGACGCAAAACCTAACACTGTTGTGACGATGATCAATGTGGAAGATGTAGACTCTGCTGAAAACGGAAAAGTACATTGCGTCATTAATGATAACAACAACTTCATGTTAAAGTCAACATCAGATAAGTTTTATAGCTTAGTGACGGACAGTGAattagatagagagagatcctCTGAGTTTAATATCACAGTGATCTGCTCTGATGAGGGCGTGCCCTCCCTCTCCAGCAGCGTCACTCTCACCTTACAGATCTCTGACGTGAATGACAACGCGCCTGTCTTTGAGAGGAGCTCATATGAGGCCCACATTGTAGAAAACAACACACCAGGTCTCTCTGTATTCACAGTGAAAGCCAGAGACGCTGACTGGAACCAGAATGCCCGTGTTTCTTACATACTGGAGGACTCCTCTGTTAACGGAGTGCCAGTCTCCTCATATGTGTCCGTTAGTGCTGATAGTGGAGTCATCCATGCAGTGCGCTCTTTTGACTACGAGCAGATCAAAGATTTTCACTTCCGAGTCAAAGCTCAGGATGGAGGCTCTCCTCCACTCAGTAGCAACGTGACTGTGAAAATACTGATCCAGGACCAGAACGACAACCCCCCTCAGGTTCTGTACCCAGTCCAGACTGGTGGCTCTCTGGTGGCTGAAATGGTGCCTCGTTCAGCAGATGTGGGCTATCTGGTCACTAAAGTGGTGGCTGTGGATGTTGACTCTGGACAGAATGCATGGCTCTCCTATAAACTGCAGAAAGCCACAGACAGGGCGCTGTTTGAAGTGGGCTCACAGAATGGAGAAATAAGAACTATCCGCCAAGTCACTGATAAAGACGCAGTGAAACAAAGACTGAGTGTTATAGTGGAGGACAACGGGCAGCCCTCTCGTTCAGCTACAGTCGTTGTTAACGTGGCGGTGGCGGACAGCTTCCCGGAAGTGCTGTCGGAGTTCACTGACTTTACGCACGACAAGGAGTACAACGACAACCTGACTTTTTACTTAGTGTTGGCTCTGGCTGTAGTCTCCTTCCTGTTCATCACGTGTGTAGTAGTTATCATCTCAGTGAAAATCTACAGATGGAGACAATCTCGCGTCCTGTATCACTCCAACCTCCCTGTGATTCCATATTATCCACCACGTTACTCAGACACTTTGGGGACAGGGACTCTCCAACACGTGTACAATTACGAGGTGTGCAGGACGACTGACTCCAGAAAGAGTGACTGTAAGTTCAGCGGAGCTGGTAGTCAGAACGTGCTGATAATGGACCCCAGTGCTACAGGGACGATGCAGAGGATTCAGAGTGAAAAGAGCATCCTGGATGAACCAGACTCTCCGCTTGAGGTTGGAATTTCTTAG
- the LOC128445541 gene encoding protocadherin beta-16 has translation MKRQVLLLIAIFCLRPVCGQVSYSIPEEMAKASLVGNIAQDLGLDVKRLRSGKARIYTGDSAQYIELNRERGVLLVKDKIDREALCRQTTPCALHFQITLENPLELFPVTVEITDINDNAPLFQKEERRFEISESAVIGSKFLLEKAIDPDIGVNGLQTYTLKPSENFALKLHSQSDGSKKVEMVLQKPLDREKQEHIALVLTAEDGGEPQRTGTMQIHVTVLDANDNAPVFSKQVYKASITENSAIGTLVTKVSASDADKGSNGEVTYVIGNSMDTVSKLFHINSQGEVILDGAIDYEKEKHYHIDIEAVDQGGLSDSSKIIIDVIDVNDNSPIVNMISTSGSVPEDSAQKTVIALMSVNDPDSDTNGKVQCVINENMPFEIKFTSNNFYSLLTDSELDRERSSEYNITVTCSDEGVPSLSSSVTLTLQISDVNDNAPVFERSSYEAYIVENNTPGLSVFTVKARDADWNQNARVSYILEDSSVNGVPVSSYVSVSADSGVIHAVRSFDYEQIKDFHFRVKAQDGGSPPLSSNVTVKILIQDQNDNPPQVLYPVQTGGSLVAEMVPRSADVGYLVTKVVAVDVDSGQNAWLSYKLQKATDRALFEVGSQNGEIRTIRQVTDKDAVKQRLSVIVEDNGQPSRSATVVVNVAVADSFPEVLSEFTDFTHDKEYNDNLTFYLVLALAVVSFLFITCVVVIISVKIYRWRQSRILYHSNLPVIPYYPPRYSDTLGTGTLQHVYNYEVCTTTDSRKSDCKFSGAGSQNVLIMDPSSTGTMQRIQSEKSILDEPDSPLEVRP, from the coding sequence ATGAAACGGCAAGTACTGTTGCTAATCGCCATCTTTTGCCTGCGTCCTGTGTGCGGACAGGTCAGCTACTCAATTCCGGAGGAAATGGCAAAAGCCTCTTTGGTCGGTAACATTGCACAAGATCTAGGTTTAGACGTCAAACGGCTGCGGTCCGGTAAAGCTCGTATTTACACGGGAGACAGCGCTCAGTACATCGAGCTGAACAGAGAAAGGGGAGTCCTCCTCGTTAAAGACAAAATAGACCGTGAAGCGCTCTGCAGACAGACAACGCCTTGCGCTCTGCATTTCCAAATTACGTTGGAGAACCCGTTAGAATTATTTCCGGTTACTGTAGAAATCACTGACATTAATGACAACGCTCCACTTTTtcaaaaggaggagaggagatttGAAATAAGCGAGTCTGCCGTCATCGGCTCTAAGTTCTTGCTAGAGAAAGCGATTGACCCCGATATCGGAGTAAATGGTCTTCAGACATACACTCTGAAGCCGAGTGAAAATTTTGCGCTTAAACTGCATTCTCAGTCCGATGGAAGCAAAAAGGTAGAAATGGTTTTACAGAAGCCTTTGGACCGAGAGAAACAGGAGCACATAGCGTTAGTGTTGACTGCGGAGGACGGAGGAGAACCACAGAGGACAGGAACGATGCAGATTCACGTGACTGTGTTGGATGCAAACGACAATGCCCCTGTCTTCAGTAAACAGGTTTACAAAGCAAGTATTACAGAAAACTCCGCAATAGGAACACTCGTTACTAAGGTCAGTGCTTCAGATGCAGACAAAGGCTCAAACGGAGAGGTGACATACGTCATCGGGAATAGCATGGATACcgtttcaaaattatttcacaTTAATAGTCAAGGTGAGGTGATACTAGATGGTGCAATAGactatgaaaaagaaaaacattatcaCATCGACATAGAAGCGGTCGATCAGGGCGGACTCTCAGATTCAAGTAAGATAATTATTGATGTAATTGACGTGAACGACAATAGCCCTATTGTAAATATGATATCAACATCAGGCTCAGTACCAGAGGACTCGGCCCAAAAAACTGTAATAGCTCTAATGAGTGTTAATGACCCTGATTCTGACACTAATGGCAAAGTCCAATgtgtaataaatgaaaacatgccCTTTGAAATTAAATTTACCTCTAATAATTTCTATAGCCTACTAACAGACAGTGAATTAGACCGAGAGAGATCCTCTGAGTATAATATCACAGTGACCTGCTCTGATGAGGGCGTGCCCTCCCTCTCCAGCAGCGTCACTCTCACTTTACAGATCTCTGACGTGAATGACAACGCACCTGTCTTTGAGAGGAGCTCATATGAGGCCTACATTGTAGAAAACAACACACCAGGTCTCTCTGTATTCACAGTGAAAGCCAGAGACGCTGACTGGAACCAGAATGCCCGTGTTTCTTACATACTGGAGGACTCCTCTGTTAACGGAGTCCCAGTCTCCTCGTATGTGTCCGTTAGTGCTGATAGTGGAGTCATCCATGCAGTGCGCTCTTTTGACTACGAGCAGATCAAAGATTTTCACTTCCGAGTCAAAGCTCAGGATGGAGGCTCTCCTCCACTCAGTAGTAACGTGACTGTGAAAATACTGATCCAGGATCAGAACGACAACCCACCTCAGGTTCTGTACCCAGTTCAGACTGGTGGCTCTCTGGTGGCTGAAATGGTGCCTCGTTCAGCAGATGTGGGCTATCTGGTCACTAAAGTGGTGGCTGTTGATGTGGACTCTGGACAGAATGCCTGGCTCTCCTATAAACTGCAGAAAGCCACAGACAGGGCGCTGTTTGAAGTGGGCTCACAGAATGGAGAAATAAGAACTATCCGCCAAGTCACTGATAAAGACGCAGTGAAACAAAGACTGAGTGTTATAGTGGAGGACAACGGGCAGCCCTCTCGTTCCGCTACAGTCGTTGTTAACGTGGCGGTGGCGGACAGCTTCCCGGAAGTGCTGTCGGAGTTCACTGACTTTACGCACGACAAGGAGTACAACGACAACCTGACTTTTTACTTAGTGTTGGCTCTGGCTGTAGTCTCCTTCCTGTTCATCACGTGTGTAGTGGTTATTATCTCAGTGAAAATCTACAGATGGAGACAGTCTCGCATCCTGTATCACTCCAACCTCCCTGTGATTCCATATTATCCACCACGTTACTCAGACACTTTGGGGACAGGGACTCTCCAACACGTGTACAATTACGAGGTGTGCACGACGACTGACTCCAGAAAGAGTGACTGTAAGTTCAGCGGAGCTGGTAGTCAGAACGTGCTGATAATGGACCCGAGTTCTACAGGGACAATGCAGCGGATACAGAGTGAAAAGAGCATCCTGGACGAACCAGACTCTCCTCTGGAGGTTAGACCCTGA
- the LOC128446316 gene encoding protocadherin gamma-A7 produces MKRQVLFFISLLFVGPVLGQVTYSVNEELSVGSVVGNVAEDLGLDVERLKSRNARVYFGDSREYIELNKARGVLLIKEQIDRETLCGQTMPCALHFQIILDKPIEFYRVTVKILIQDQNDNPPQVLYPVQTGGSLVAELVPRSADVGYLVTKVVAVDVDSGQNAWLSYKLQKATDRALFEVGSQNGEIRTIRQVTDKDAVKQRLSVIVEDNGQPSRSATVVVNVAVADSFPEVLSEFSDFTHDKEYNDNLTFYLVLALAVVSFLFITCVVVIISVKIYRWRQSRVLYHSNLPVIPYYPPRYSDTLGTGTLQHVYNYEVCRTTDSRKSDCKFSGAGSQNVLIMDPSSTGTMQRIQNEKSILDEPDSPLEVRPTSLLLENHFRVVN; encoded by the exons ATGAAACGGCAAGTACTGTTTTTCATCTCGCTCCTTTTTGTCGGTCCTGTGCTCGGCCAGGTCACCTACTCCGTTAACGAGGAACTGTCCGTGGGCTCTGTTGTCGGGAATGTCGCAGAGGATTTGGGTTTAGATGTCGAGAGACTGAAATCACGTAATGCTCGTGTTTACTTCGGTGATAGCAGAGAATACATCGAGCTGAATAAAGCCAGGGGAGTCCTCCTAATCAAAGAACAAATAGACAGAGAAACGCTCTGCGGACAGACGATGCCTTGCGCTCTCCATTTCCAGATTATATTAGACAAACCCATTGAATTTTACAGA GTGACTGTGAAAATACTGATCCAGGACCAGAACGACAACCCCCCTCAGGTTTTGTACCCAGTCCAGACTGGTGGCTCTCTGGTGGCTGAACTGGTGCCTCGTTCAGCAGATGTGGGCTATCTGGTCACTAAAGTGGTGGCTGTTGATGTGGACTCTGGACAGAATGCCTGGCTCTCCTATAAACTGCAGAAAGCCACAGACAGGGCGCTGTTTGAAGTGGGCTCACAGAACGGAGAAATAAGAACTATCCGCCAAGTCACTGATAAAGACGCAGTGAAACAAAGACTGAGTGTTATAGTGGAGGACAACGGGCAGCCCTCTCGTTCAGCTACAGTCGTTGTTAACGTGGCGGTGGCGGACAGCTTCCCGGAAGTGCTGTCGGAGTTCAGTGACTTTACGCACGACAAGGAGTACAACGACAACCTGACTTTTTACTTAGTGCTGGCTCTGGCTGtagtttccttcctcttcatcacgtgtGTAGTGGTTATTATCTCAGTGAAAATCTACAGATGGAGACAGTCTCGCGTCCTGTATCACTCCAACCTCCCTGTGATTCCCTATTATCCACCACGTTACTCAGACACTTTGGGGACAGGGACTCTCCAGCACGTGTACAATTACGAGGTGTGCAGGACGACTGACTCCAGAAAGAGTGACTGTAAGTTCAGCGGAGCTGGTAGTCAGAACGTGCTGATAATGGACCCCAGTTCTACAGGGACGATGCAGCGGATACAGAATGAAAAGAGCATCCTGGATGAACCAGACTCTCCTCTTGAGGTTAGACCCACATCATTATTGCTAgaaaatcat TTTCGAGTTGTGAACTGA
- the LOC128446314 gene encoding protocadherin gamma-A11, translated as MGRGFTLPRKLLFLCICVANVTVGQVRYSIPEEMATGSIVGNIVQDLGLDVMRLKSGRARIFTEDGSEYIGLNLDKGTLIVNKRIDREERCGLVSPCSLHFQVILDNPMELHRVDVEILDINDNAPGFAKREMNFEISELAVKGARFSLDSARDPDVGLNSLQTYKLNPTDHFKLNMLSRPDGTKYAEMILQTVLDRENQEEHKLTLTANDGGDPPKSGSVKINVIVMDANDNAPVFSQSLYRVTVPENASSGTVILKVSATDADKGTNGELVYSFSQNSDVTSSKFNMDSHTGEITVGGELNYEKVKHFEIDVGATDKGGLTDTSKVLIEVTDVNDNAPVISIISLSNPIPEDSAPDTVIAMLNIKDLDSGKNGQVKCFISPDLPFKIKSTTSNFYSLVSDEDLDRETVPEYNITITAMDEGSPPYSTSKTINLRISDINDHAPMFPQPFLNAFIPENNSPGMSVLSVKASDQDFGNNARISYFLEESQLNGMSASSYFSVNAESGEILAVRSFDYEQMKDFHIRVKAQDGGSPPLSGNVTVKILIQDQNDNPPQVLYPVQTGGSLVAELVPRSADVGYLVTKVVAVDVDSGQNAWLSYKLQKATDRALFEVGSQNGEIRTIRQVTDKDAVKQRLSVIVEDNGQPSRSATVVVNVAVADSFPEVLSEFTDFTHDKEYNDNLTFYLVLALAVVSFLFITCVVVIISVKIYRWRRERLVYKSTGNLPVIPYYPPLYTDVGGTGTLKQAFSYEVYGTTDSRKSDMKYPGPFSQSTLSFDHSATRTVPRHKTESENTLTELNIAHKDTTAPLCSRE; from the exons ATGGGGCGAGGTTTTACATTGCCACGGAAGCTGTTGTTTCTCTGCATTTGTGTCGCAAATGTAACCGTCGGGCAGGTCCGCTATTCTATACCAGAGGAAATGGCGACGGGCTCCATTGTTGGGAATATCGTTCAGGACTTGGGCTTGGATGTTATGCGGCTGAAATCTGGGCGGGCGAGGATATTTACCGAGGACGGCAGTGAGTACATCGGTCTTAATTTGGACAAAGGGACTCTAATTGTCAACAAGAGGATTGATAGAGAGGAGCGGTGCGGGCTAGTGTCTCCTTGCTCTCTGCATTTTCAAGTCATACTGGATAATCCTATGGAGCTGCACCGCGTCGATGTGGAGATTCTTGACATTAATGATAACGCTCCGGGTTTTGCTAAGCGGGAAATGAATTTTGAAATCAGTGAATTAGCTGTAAAGGGAGCCCGTTTTTCTCTTGACAGCGCCAGAGACCCAGACGTTGGGTTGAATTCTCTCCAAACGTATAAACTGAATCCTACagatcatttcaaattaaacatgCTGTCTCGACCTGACGGTACTAAATATGCTGAAATGATTCTACAGACCGTGTTAGATAGAGAAAATCAAGAAGAGCACAAATTAACATTAACAGCAAATGATGGCGGTGATCCCCCTAAATCAGGGTCTGTCAAAATAAACGTTATTGTCATGGATGCAAATGACAATGCACCTGTGTTCAGCCAGTCTCTTTACAGAGTGACGGTTCCTGAAAACGCATCAAGTGGTACTGTCATTTTAAAAGTTAGTGCCACGGATGCTGATAAGGGAACAAACGGGGAGCTGGTATACTCGTTCTCTCAAAATAGTGATGTCACATCATCTAAATTTAATATGGATTCTCATACCGGGGAAATAACTGTAGGAGGGGAGTTAAATTACGAGAAAGTCAAACATTTCGAAATTGATGTTGGAGCCACAGATAAAGGGGGGTTGACAGACACAAGTAAGGTTCTTATCGAAGTGACCGATGTGAATGACAATGCCCCTGTCATCAGCATAATTTCCCTTTCCAACCCCATCCCAGAGGATTCGGCTCCAGATACTGTTATAGCTATGCTCAATATAAAAGATCTAGACTCGGGTAAAAATGGTCAAGTTAAGTGTTTCATTAGCCCAGATTtaccttttaaaatcaagtcGACGACGTCTAATTTTTATAGCTTGGTATCTGATGAAGATCTGGACCGTGAAACTGTGCctgaatataatataacaataaCTGCAATGGATGAAGGTTCACCGCCTTATTCAACGAGCAAGACCATTAATTTAAGAATATCAGACATAAACGACCACGCCCCAATGTTCCCACAACCATTTCTGAACGCTTTCATCCCTGAAAATAATTCACCTGGCATGTCAGTCCTCTCTGTCAAAGCCAGTGACCAGGACTTTGGGAACAATGCACGCATTTCCTATTTCCTAGAGGAAAGTCAGCTGAACGGGATGTCAGCCTCTTCATATTTTTCAGTGAATGCAGAGAGTGGAGAGATACTTGCTGTGCGTTCCTTCGACTATGAGCAAATGAAAGATTTCCATATCCGAGTCAAAGCTCAGGATGGAGGCTCTCCTCCACTCAGTGGTAATGTGACTGTGAAAATACTGATCCAGGACCAGAACGACAACCCCCCTCAGGTTCTGTACCCAGTCCAGACTGGTGGCTCTCTGGTGGCTGAACTGGTGCCTCGTTCAGCAGATGTGGGCTATCTGGTCACTAAAGTGGTGGCTGTTGATGTGGACTCTGGACAGAATGCCTGGCTCTCCTATAAACTGCAGAAAGCCACAGACAGGGCGCTGTTTGAAGTGGGCTCACAGAATGGAGAAATAAGAACTATCCGCCAAGTCACTGATAAAGACGCAGTGAAACAAAGACTGAGTGTTATAGTGGAGGACAACGGGCAGCCCTCTCGTTCAGCTACAGTCGTTGTTAACGTGGCGGTGGCAGACAGCTTCCCGGAAGTGCTGTCGGAGTTCACTGACTTTACGCACGACAAGGAGTACAACGACAACCTGACTTTTTACTTAGTGCTGGCTCTGGCTGtagtttccttcctcttcatcacgtgtgttgttgttatcatctCAGTGAAAATCTACAGATGGAGACGCGAGCGCCTGGTTTACAAATCCACTGGGAATCTTCCAGTCATTCCATATTACCCGCCCCTTTACACAGACGTAGGAGGCACCGGTACCCTCAAGCAGGCCTTTAGCTATGAGGTGTATGGAACTACTGACTCCCGGAAGAGTGATATGAAATACCCAGGACCCTTCAGTCAGAGCACTCTGAGTTTTGACCACAGTGCTACCAGGACTGTACCAAGACACAAAACAGAGTCAGAGAATACTCTCACAGAG CTCAACATTGCCCACAAAGATACAA cTGCACCACTCTGCAGCAGAGAGTga
- the LOC128446315 gene encoding protocadherin beta-16-like yields the protein MRRQVLLFFSVLCLSSVLGQVSYSIPEEMAKGSLVGNIAQDLSVDVKRLQARRARIHTGDSTEYIQLNREKGLLVIKERIDREALCGQTTPCALHFQIALESPIEIFPVTVEITDINDNAPVFQKDEKNIEISESAVIGSKFMLEKAVDLDIGRNGLQSYTLKPNDNFILKLHGQSDGVTKVEIILQKPLDREKKEFASLLLTAVDGGEPHKSGTMQIHITVLDANDNAPVFTQTIYKASVKENAPKGTIITKVSASDADKGSNGEVSYVIGNGVIGALHLFHITEDGQLILNGPIDFEKARNYEIDIEAVDRGGLSDSCKVSIDVGDINDNSPVINMISSSHSVGEDSRSHTVVAVMSVNDPDSEENGKVRCVINKNIPFALTATSRNLYSIVTDSDLDRETASEHNITVICSDEGVPSLSSSVTLTLQISDVNDNAPVFERSSYEANLVENNTPGLSVFTVKARDADWNQNARVSYILEDSSVNGVPLSSYVSVSADSGVIHAVRSFDYEQIKDFHFRVKAQDGGSPPLSSNVTVKILIQDQNDNPPQVLYPVQTGGSLVAEMVPRSADVGYLVTKVVAVDVDSGQNAWLSYKLQKATDRALFEVGSQNGEIRTIRQVTDKDAVKQRLSVIVEDNGQPSRSATVVVNVAVADSFPEVLSEFTDFTHDKEYNDNLTFYLVLALAVVSFLFITCVVVIISVKIYRWRQSRVLYHSNLPVIPYYPPRYSDTLGTGTLQHVYNYEVCRTTDSRKSDCKFSGAGSQNVLIMDPSATGTMQRIQSEKSILDEPDSPLEVRKIFAF from the exons ATGAGACGGCAAGTACTGTTGTTTTTCTCGGTCCTGTGTCTCAGCTCAGTGCTCGGCCAGGTCAGCTACTCTATCCCCGAGGAAATGGCCAAAGGCTCTTTGGTCGGTAACATAGCTCAGGATTTAAGTGTGGATGTTAAACGACTGCAAGCGCGTAGAGCTCGTATTCACACAGGGGACAGTACCGAATACATTCAGCTGAACAGGGAAAAAGGACTCCTCGTTATCAAAGAGAGAATCGACCGCGAAGCTCTGTGTGGCCAGACAACGCCTTGCGCTTTGCATTTTCAGATTGCCTTAGAAAGCCCTATAGAAATATTCCCGGTTACTGTCGAAATCACAGACATTAACGACAATGCTCCAGTTTTCCAAAAGGACGAGAAAAACATTGAAATCAGCGAGTCGGCAGTCATCGGCTCTAAATTCATGTTAGAAAAAGCAGTAGACCTCGATATAGGACGGAATGGTCTTCAGAGCTACACACTGAAGCCCAATGATAATTTTATACTTAAATTACACGGTCAGTCTGACGGTGTTACGAAGGTTGAAATTATTTTACAGAAACCTCTGGATAGAGAGAAAAAGGAGTTTGCCTCCTTATTGTTGACGGCTGTAGATGGAGGAGAGCCGCATAAATCTGGCACTATGCAGATTCATATAACTGTGTTAGACGCTAATGACAACGCTCCCGTGTTTACACAAACAATATACAAAGCCAGTGTGAAAGAAAATGCTCCCAAAGGAACCATCATCACCAAAGTGAGTGCCTCCGATGCGGACAAAGGCTCGAATGGGGAGGTTAGCTACGTAATTGGTAATGGTGTGATAGGAGCTTTACATTTATTCCACATTACCGAAGACGGTCAGCTAATTTTAAATGGGCCGATTGATTTTGAAAAGGCCAGAAATTATGAAATAGATATCGAGGCAGTTGACCGAGGGGGTCTGTCTGATTCATGCAAAGTGAGCATTGATGTGGGTGATATTAATGACAATAGTCCTGTTATAAATATGATCTCATCATCACATTCAGTTGGTGAAGATTCACGTTCACACACCGTGGTAGCTGTAATGAGCGTAAATGATCCTGATTCTGAAGAAAACGGGAAAGTCCGGTGTGTTATTAACAAAAATATACCATTTGCGCTTACAGCTACATCTAGGAATCTATACAGTATTGTGACGGACAGTGATTTAGACCGAGAGACAGCATCCGAGCATAATATCACAGTGATCTGCTCTGATGAGGGCGTGCCCTCCCTCTCCAGCAGCGTCACTCTCACATTACAGATCTCTGACGTGAATGACAACGCGCCTGTCTTTGAGAGGAGCTCATATGAAGCCAACCTTGTAGAAAACAACACACCAGGTCTCTCTGTATTCACAGTGAAAGCCAGAGACGCTGATTGGAACCAGAATGCACGTGTTTCTTACATACTGGAGGACTCCTCTGTTAACGGAGTGCCACTCTCCTCATATGTGTCCGTTAGTGCTGATAGTGGAGTCATCCATGCAGTGCGCTCTTTTGACTATGAGCAGATCAAAGATTTTCACTTCCGAGTCAAAGCTCAGGATGGAGGCTCTCCTCCACTCAGTAGCAACGTGACTGTGAAAATATTGATCCAGGACCAGAACGACAACCCCCCTCAGGTTCTGTACCCAGTCCAGACTGGTGGCTCTCTGGTGGCTGAGATGGTGCCTCGTTCAGCAGATGTGGGCTACCTGGTCACTAAAGTGGTGGCTGTGGATGTGGACTCTGGACAGAATGCCTGGCTCTCCTATAAACTGCAGAAAGCCACAGACAGGGCGCTGTTTGAAGTGGGCTCACAGAATGGAGAAATAAGAACTATCCGCCAAGTCACTGATAAAGACGCAGTGAAACAAAGACTGAGTGTTATAGTGGAGGACAACGGTCAGCCCTCTCGTTCAGCCACAGTCGTTGTTAACGTGGCGGTGGCGGACAGCTTCCCGGAAGTGCTGTCGGAGTTCACTGACTTTACGCACGACAAGGAGTACAACGACAACCTGACTTTTTACTTAGTGTTGGCTCTGGCTGtagtttccttcctcttcatcacgtgtGTAGTGGTTATTATCTCAGTGAAAATCTACAGATGGAGACAGTCTCGGGTCCTGTATCACTCCAACCTCCCTGTGATTCCATATTATCCACCACGTTACTCAGACACTTTGGGGACAGGGACTCTCCAACACGTGTACAATTACGAGGTGTGCAGGACGACTGACTCCAGAAAGAGTGACTGTAAGTTCAGCGGAGCTGGTAGTCAGAACGTGCTGATAATGGACCCCAGTGCTACAGGGACGATGCAGCGGATACAGAGTGAAAAGAGCATCCTGGACGAACCAGACTCTCCTCTTGAGGTTAGAAAGAT TTTTGCTTTCTGA